The following coding sequences lie in one Agrobacterium vitis genomic window:
- a CDS encoding MBL fold metallo-hydrolase, whose protein sequence is MNSSVFQVKFWGVRGSIPVCGAEFDVYGGNTPCIEVRCGEHRLIFDAGSGIRQAGLDMMGDKTSNVDLFFSHCHYDHIIGLPFFKPIYNPEITVNIWSGHLAGSMTTDQMIHQFVSPPYFPVKMDICKASLQFHDFRAGDILTPRPGISIGTFTLNHPGGCIGYRVEWAGKVLALVFDIEHQPGELDPTALALMANADIAVYDAAFTEAEMQRYRGFGHSSWEQGVKLAQEANVGRLLLFHHAPWRTDSEMALLERLAQEAFPATLMARDGMLLDI, encoded by the coding sequence GTGAACAGTAGCGTGTTTCAGGTGAAATTCTGGGGTGTTCGCGGCAGTATCCCGGTCTGCGGCGCGGAATTCGATGTTTATGGCGGGAACACGCCCTGTATCGAGGTGCGCTGCGGCGAACACAGGCTCATTTTCGATGCCGGCTCCGGCATTCGTCAGGCCGGTCTGGATATGATGGGAGACAAGACCAGCAATGTCGACCTGTTTTTTTCCCACTGTCACTACGATCACATTATCGGCTTGCCTTTTTTCAAGCCGATCTACAATCCTGAGATCACCGTCAATATCTGGTCCGGCCACCTTGCCGGTAGCATGACGACGGATCAGATGATCCATCAATTCGTCAGTCCGCCCTATTTTCCCGTGAAAATGGATATCTGCAAGGCCTCTCTGCAGTTTCATGATTTTCGTGCCGGAGATATTCTGACGCCTCGTCCTGGTATTTCCATCGGCACATTTACGCTCAATCATCCGGGCGGTTGCATCGGCTACCGGGTGGAATGGGCAGGTAAGGTGCTGGCATTGGTGTTTGACATAGAACATCAGCCCGGCGAACTCGATCCGACAGCGCTGGCGCTGATGGCCAATGCCGATATTGCGGTCTACGACGCCGCCTTTACCGAAGCGGAAATGCAGCGTTATCGAGGGTTTGGCCATTCGAGCTGGGAGCAGGGCGTGAAATTGGCCCAGGAGGCAAATGTGGGCCGATTGTTGCTGTTCCATCACGCCCCATGGCGCACCGACAGCGAAATGGCACTGCTGGAACGATTGGCGCAGGAGGCGTTTCCAGCGACGCTTATGGCTCGTGACGGAATGCTTCTCGATATCTGA
- a CDS encoding FkbM family methyltransferase produces MLNVHGVSVPLAPDDVSPVIWEALTSSSYEAKEAKWVSRAVRQNDRILELGSGLGVITSLIARVPGVQVWAFEANPVTAALAHRVIAANDIANVVLQHGLLTAGIPQSYSFYIRKDLWMSSMDINQGPYERKISITSQNIDDFIETYAINVLVMDIEGAERDLLGNAALIGIERIFLELHDHLYGLSGVRDITMALASKGFSYDPRGSNGPCVLFAKDDGAREYEAELEKFDCVG; encoded by the coding sequence ATGCTAAACGTACATGGTGTATCGGTCCCTCTTGCGCCCGATGATGTATCCCCGGTGATTTGGGAGGCATTAACCAGCAGCAGCTATGAGGCCAAGGAAGCCAAATGGGTCTCAAGGGCTGTTAGGCAGAATGACAGAATATTGGAGTTGGGCTCAGGGCTAGGAGTGATCACCTCGCTTATAGCACGAGTTCCTGGTGTGCAGGTTTGGGCCTTTGAGGCAAATCCCGTGACGGCGGCTCTCGCCCATCGCGTCATTGCTGCCAATGATATTGCCAATGTGGTATTGCAGCACGGATTGTTGACCGCAGGTATACCTCAGTCTTACTCGTTTTATATCCGCAAAGATTTGTGGATGTCTTCGATGGATATCAACCAGGGGCCTTATGAGCGGAAAATTTCGATTACTTCGCAGAATATCGATGATTTTATAGAGACTTATGCGATAAACGTGTTGGTAATGGACATAGAAGGTGCAGAGCGCGATTTGCTAGGGAATGCAGCGCTTATAGGTATAGAGCGTATTTTTCTTGAATTGCATGACCATCTCTATGGCCTTTCTGGGGTACGCGATATTACCATGGCCCTTGCCAGTAAAGGGTTTTCCTATGATCCACGAGGCTCGAACGGTCCCTGTGTGCTTTTCGCCAAGGACGATGGTGCGCGGGAATATGAAGCGGAATTGGAGAAATTCGATTGCGTCGGATAA